The following DNA comes from SAR324 cluster bacterium.
CCAGTCTCCTTCGGCAGGTAAGGTCTGGAACCATGGTAGTAGTGCCGGTAAGACTTGTAGCGGACGTGATCTTCCTTGTGAGAGTAAGCGTTGTAACTCGAGAGCCTGTAGACTGAGTTGGGCCAGGAGAATTTTTGGGGGAGAACCTTTGAGGTGTTGCCAACCGACAGGTTGTTGTGGTCCGGGTAATTCAGGCAGTTGGAGATGATGACGCAGGTAAAAGGGCCATTCTTCCGTACGGACAGGGAGTGTCTCTGCTGCTTCCAGCCAAATCCAGGGGAGTTCCAGTAGCAGTCGACACCGTTTGTATTGCTGGCCTTTGAGCAGTTCAACAACTGTTTCAGGCTGGAGGGGCTTAGCCTGTTGGTGCCAACGGAGGATTTGATTTGCCTGGATCAGACAGCAGGAGTGTTTTCCCAACCAGATGTGCAGGGTGTGGAAGTCCTGTCAGCGTTTAGAACGCCATGCGGGAAAACACATCTCACCCAGATGCTCGACCATAGATCTGTGTCCACTGGCGGAGGGACGTCAGATCCAGGGATTCCAAGGATTCCCAGCGGCAGCGCCACTGCCAGTTTCCTTCTGCAGTACCCGGAATATTGAAACAGCAGCTTGCATCCAAGTTGAGCCAATCCTGCAATGGAGCGATCACCCAGGCTGCTGAAGAAGACCAGACCAGTCTCATCAGGGCAGGACTGACAGTGGCTTCATCCACGGGTTGTTGAAGGTAATCTTGAACCTGCAACTGCTGAGCAGCACTCAATTCCTGCCACTATCCACGAGTGGTGTTGTTGTCGTGAGTTCCCGTATAGGCGACTGCTCGAGGGCTATAGCTGTGGGGTAGGAAGGGATGCTGGGGATCATTGTAGAAAGCGAATTGCAGCACCTTCATTCCTGGAAAGCCACAGTCACGTCTCAAGGCATGTACCTCTGGGGTGATGAGACCCAAATCATAGGCTACAATCGGTAACTCACCCAGCGCAGCTCTCAGCGATTTGAATAACTCCAAACCCAGACCAGCTTCCCATTCGCCGACCACAGCCGTGAGCTCACTAGCAGGAATAGACCAGAAGGACTCAAATCCTCGGAAGTGATCAATCCTTACCCATTGCACCCAGCGCAGCAGCACAGAGAGTCTTTGTTTCCAGAAGGAATAGTTTTCTGCTGCAAGAGCCTGCCAATCATAAAGAGGATTGCCCCAGCGTTGGCCTGTCTCACTGAAATAGTCAGGAGGCACACCGGCTACATGGGAAGGTTGTCCGTCCTCCTCCAGTTGAAACCATTGCCGATGAGCCCAAACCTCAGCGCTGTCGTATGCTACGAAAATTGGGATGTCTCCGAAGAATTCCACCTTCCGCTGAGTGGCATAATCTCGTAGACGCTTGACGGTCAAAGATGAATTGTTGCCATTGTACTTCGGTGATTGTGGCTGCGTGTTCAGCTCGAAACTGGGTCAGTGCTTGGGGTTCTCTTTGTGTGAGATGAGTGGGCCATTGATTCCAGGATGTTCCCCCACAATGTTCCTTGACTGCCATGAAGAGTGCGAAATCATCCAGCCAATTAACTTCCTGCAAACAATAATCTGCAAAGGCGTTTCGATCTTCTTCAGAAGCTTGTTGCTGAAAGTTTTGAAAGGCTTGACGTAGTTGGGACTGTTTCCAGGAAGCAACCTGAGGAAAGTCAACTTGATCAACAGGGAAATTTGGCAGGAATTCTGGAGCCTCCCAGTAACCCTCTTCCTGTAGCAACTCAAGGCTGATCAGTAGTGGATTGCCGGCAAATGCAGAGGGAGACTGGTAAGGGGAGTAGCCAAAGGAGGTAGGCCCAAGTGGCAGGTCCTGCCAGAGTGTCAGGCCAGTTGCTTCAAGCAGATCGACAAATCGATAAGCCATTGGACCCAGGCCACCAATTCCATGTGGACTGGGGAGGGCGGTTGGATGGAGTAGAATTCCACCCCGCCGCTGTGTGAAGGTATCAGTCATTGTTACGCAAGAAAACCAGGTCACGAATATCTGGAGCAATGATTGGTTCTTCCACCTTGAAGCTGTTGGTGTCCATCATCCGCATGACACGATCTGCGAGGTCTTCCAGACTGTCAGCGTGTCGTACCCGAATCGAAATGATCGAAGGAACCGAGTTATCGAAGCTGAGGTAGCGGAAGCTCTTGTCCTCTTTATCCTGAATCATGCGTCGCAAGCGGCCCCCGTCGTTTTTATCAAAACCTCGGAAGACAAGGTCATAAGCAACCAAGGCATCTCGGTCAATCGAGATGGTCGACATCTCCTTGATTACCTGAGGCACAAACTCCTGTTGCATCTCCTGATAGGCGTCCTGCACAAGCCCTGCGATCATTGCTGACTGCACAGAGTTTGGGCCAGCACGACGTGAGACGTTGATAACAGTGTTGGCGAAGGCCCCTCCACGATCACTGGCGATGTTCTTGGCTGTCACATTGAGCGAGAGAGCTAGGTCTCCCTGCACGTTGCCACTCACTGCAAAGATATTGACCTCAATCACTACCTTGGCCAGTTGGTGTAGGACGTTGAGTCCACTTTCGTAAAACTCGTCACTGAGCTGAATTTGTTCAGCCAGCAGGTTTCCATCGCTGTTAGAATCACTGAGGAGTGCCATGAACTGATCCTTGGAGATGGTGGCGATCTCCCGTACCGCATCCTCATTGTTCTGCATCGATGTGATGGCGTTACGGTAGTCCATCATCTGCAGACCTCGCTGGTTCATGTCGGTCTGGATTTGGTTGAGGAAGGCTTCTTCCAGATCTGTGAACGTGAATCCTGCGCTCGACAAGTCAATGTTCTTCCGGTTGGTGATGATCGCTACCAAGGCATTCTGACTGGTGTTGATCAACTTCAGGTCTTTTTGCAGGGCTACCAGGACCTTCTGGCGATTGACCTTGAAAGCGGCTGAGATGCCATAGTACTGACCCATGAAAATACGACGCTCGCCAACGACTTCCTGATCATCCACGTAGTTGTTGATGTTTCGCGAGAGGTAGTCTTCAATTTTTTCGTAATTCTCATTGTAGGTTGATGAAGGCAACAACTCACGCACCATTTCATCAACAGCAACTACGGTAGCCAACTCGACAGCTTTGGTCTTGGCAGCTCGTAGATCGTTCTGCTTGATGAAGGACTTGGTCTTGACCTGAATCACCCGAACATCTGGGGAATCTTCTACTAGTGTTGGGCGACCAGACACATCAGCAAGGGTTAGGAATTCCTCTGGAGGAGGTGGCTCTGGTTTGGATTTTGAGCAGGCCACTAGCGCTATGGTCAGCAGCAAAAGCACAATGTGTTTCATTAGAGCAACTCGGTTGGAGAAAAGAGGATCAACTCACCAGTTTCATTATTCAGCAATCAGGCTCATGGATTGATTCAATCTGTTGTACGCAGTCCGCTGGTGATGGCGTTGACCGTGATCAGCAGTGGAACCAGCAATTTCTCGGCTTCATCATCATAACCCTCAGCCTTTAATCCACGCCACTTGGGTAGCAGGTCGAGTTGTTGCCGATGTAGACTACGCAGCCCGTTGCGCCACAACTCAATACTTTTTTGGATCTTGGCTCGGCGTTCCAAGGGGCCTGCATAAACACTTCTAGCATGCTGCGGCTTCGTCGGTACTCCATCAAGATTTGCAGCAAGAGTCGATTGTGGACTTCAGCATTGACAACCAATTTAGCGTATTGTGCGGTCACGTCTTCGTCAACCATTG
Coding sequences within:
- a CDS encoding 4-alpha-glucanotransferase; this translates as MTDTFTQRRGGILLHPTALPSPHGIGGLGPMAYRFVDLLEATGLTLWQDLPLGPTSFGYSPYQSPSAFAGNPLLISLELLQEEGYWEAPEFLPNFPVDQVDFPQVASWKQSQLRQAFQNFQQQASEEDRNAFADYCLQEVNWLDDFALFMAVKEHCGGTSWNQWPTHLTQREPQALTQFRAEHAATITEVQWQQFIFDRQASTRLCHSAEGGILRRHPNFRSIRQR